From Musa acuminata AAA Group cultivar baxijiao chromosome BXJ3-8, Cavendish_Baxijiao_AAA, whole genome shotgun sequence, one genomic window encodes:
- the LOC103995781 gene encoding cytochrome b561 and DOMON domain-containing protein At5g47530: MMQAIFLCLLLSFSLQSSSAQAQNCSSESFSGNRQYSSCNSLPYLGASLHWTYHASSGTVDVAYRAPQSSSGWVAWAINPSGAGMIGANAFLAFPDSAAGAVTVWTTQLSTYSPTVQDQNLSFSVYSKSAEYSDGSYTIYATLEVPSNNTKVNVVWQASTQIENGVPNGHSTLGDNVNSQSTLDLLSGHAASAADNSKQHRMNIHGVLNAVSWGVMMPMGAIIARYLRVFQAADPAWYYLHIACQISAYIIGVSGWGLGLKLGSESVGVVHHKHRMMGIALFCLATLQVFALLLRPDKKNKHRIYWNMYHHSVGYLVIILSVVNTFEGFEILLPAKKWKHAYIATIVLLLVIALVLEVITWAVVLRRRSKSSEKSHHGSNGVNGHGVKQYQVA, translated from the exons ATGATGCAGGCCATCTTCCTTTGCCTGTTACTATCTTTCTCCCTCCAATCCTCCTCGGCTCAAGCTCAAAACTGTTCCAGCGAGAGCTTCTCCGGGAACAGGCAGTACTCATCCTGCAACTCCCTCCCTTACCTCGGCGCCTCACTGCACTGGACCTACCATGCCTCCAGTGGAACAGTTGACGTCGCCTACCGCGCGCCGCAGTCTTCCTCCGGCTGGGTCGCCTGGGCCATTAACCCCTCCGGTGCCGGCATGATCGGCGCCAACGCCTTCCTCGCCTTCCCGGATTCTGCCGCCGGCGCCGTGACTGTTTGGACCACGCAGCTGTCCACGTACTCCCCCACCGTGCAGGACCAGAACTTGAGCTTCAGTGTGTACAGCAAGTCGGCGGAGTACTCCGACGGGTCATACACCATTTACGCGACGCTGGAGGTGCCGAGCAATAACACGAAGGTGAACGTAGTGTGGCAGGCGTCGACGCAGATCGAGAATGGAGTGCCGAACGGCCACTCCACCCTCGGCGACAACGTCAACTCGCAGAGCACTCTGGATCTGCTGTCGGGGCATGCAGCATCTGCCGCAGATAATTCGAAGCAGCACCGAATGAAT ATTCATGGGGTGTTGAATGCTGTCAGCTGGGGTGTCATGATGCCAATGGGGGCCATCATAGCCAGGTATCTGAGAGTGTTTCAAGCAGCTGATCCTGCTTGGTATTATCTCCACATTGCTTGCCAGATCTCAGCATACATAATTGGGGTCTCTGGATGGGGTCTTGGCCTCAAGCTAGGAAGTGAATCTGTTGGTGTCGTTCACCACAAGCACAGGATGATGGGAATTGCCCTCTTCTGCCTCGCCACACTTCAG GTGTTTGCATTGCTTCTAAGGCCAGACAAGAAGAACAAGCACAGGATCTACTGGAACATGTACCATCACTCGGTCGGATACCTTGTCATAATCCTGAGTGTTGTGAACACCTTTGAAGGCTTTGAGATACTGCTCCCTGCCAAGAAGTGGAAACATGCCTACATTGCTACCATTGTGCTGCTGCTTGTCATTGCACTTGTCCTGGAAGTGATCACTTGGGCTGTAGTCCTCAGGAGGAGGTCGAAAAGCTCCGAGAAGTCACACCATGGATCCAATGGTGTCAATGGCCATGGTGTCAAGCAGTATCAGGTGGCTTAG